A genomic region of Melanotaenia boesemani isolate fMelBoe1 chromosome 21, fMelBoe1.pri, whole genome shotgun sequence contains the following coding sequences:
- the vwa2 gene encoding von Willebrand factor A domain-containing protein 2 isoform X1 has translation MLTDQLTTRCPNMHPDICLTLLFSLLLLQVVQQGTSVQEIQTSHENIVKINSAAEMMQCSAAMDILFLMDGSYSIGKGSFERSKHYAVKLSQALNIGPDKVRVGLIQFGSTPRLEFSLDSCSTRQELKKHMKKVFYRGGSTQTGLALKYILRKGFPGGRNSTSVPRIAILLSDGRSQGNVAQAAAQLKETGVILFAVGLRYPRWEELHSVASEPVESHVFFAEHFNDAVNGLCTTLSTFSICSATPTGCHVESLPCERKTLETVKELHGNFMCWKGSKGYYPYTSLCPYYRYNKVYKTHPTVCHRTICPDPCDSQPCLNGGTCVSEGPKGYHCVCPPGYGGDPHCAPALSLDCSVDLLFLLEGSDALSLEGFLRLRSFLKRFLQTVIGSDSPSKVGLAVFGGETRVEAQVGKFKGNLKGLLKAVDALQPIGGQTLTGKALRYVTRHGFVSEPVFADVSDDLPRVVVLLTATPAADDVIEASKYARDREIFLIGVGPDKLKWQLNNITGNPQRTLTYTSPDRLTGKIPELKAKICSVDTQGCLGQAVDLVFALDASAGVGRENFATLQDFVRSLTVQFDINRDVAQVALVVYSRRATTVFGLDVHDSGSTILKAVGDSSYKGGVASTGTALLHVHSNVLTVANGARPGVNKAVVVVTDGSGGDDAVVPAQKLRENGVSIFVVGIGDMQRERLMQIAGSEEHLISVPSYEDLKYFEDVLVQMLCSEVKKPVNLCKPNPCMHDGICIMSGGSFRCQCQGYEGPHCETKSSRSSSRGDIPRPAGLKKKSRQRKSHQELLHHYKLHRRRHTA, from the exons ATGTTGACAGACCAGCTAACTACAAG GTGTCCCAACATGCACCCAGATATCTGTCTCACCctccttttctctctgctcCTCCTTCAAG TAGTTCAGCAGGGCACCTCTGTGCAGGAGATCCAAACCAGCCATGAGAATATTGTTAAGATCAACTCAGCAGCAGAAA TGATGCAGTGCTCAGCAGCCATGGATATCCTCTTTCTCATGGATGGCTCGTACAGCATAGGGAAAGGCAGCTTTGAGAGGTCCAAACACTACGCAGTCAAACTGTCTCAAGCTTTAAATATTGGACCAGacaag GTGCGAGTCGGTTTGATTCAGTTTGGCTCCACTCCTCGGTTGGAGTTTTCCTTGGACTCATGCTCCACCAGACAGGAGCTGAAGAAGCACATGAAAAAGGTGTTTTACAG GGGAGGCAGCACCCAGACAGGCCTGGCTTTAAAATATATCCTAAGGAAAGGTTTTCCAGGCGGCCGTAACTCCACCAGTGTCCCCCGCATCGCCATCCTCCTGTCTGATGGGAGGTCTCAGGGCAACGTGGCCCAGGCAGCTGCACAGCTCAAAGAGACCGGCGTGATCTTGTTTGCTGTGGGATTGCGCTATCCCAG GTGGGAGGAGCTACATTCTGTGGCTAGTGAGCCAGTGGAGAgccatgttttctttgctgaGCATTTTAATGACGCTGTCAATGGCCTTTGCACCACACTGAGCACTTTCTCTATCTGCAGTGCTACACCTACAG GTTGTCACGTGGAGTCATTACCCTGTGAGAGGAAGACGCTGGAGACGGTGAAAGAGCTACATGGAAATTTTATGTGCTGGAAAGGCTCTAAGGGGTATTACCCATACACGTCTCTCTGCCCCTACTATAG GTACAACAAGGTTTACAAGACACACCCTACAGTTTGCCATAGAACTATCTGTCCAG ATCCTTGTGACTCTCAGCCCTGTCTGAATGGTGGGACATGTGTATCAGAAGGTCCAAAGGGGTACCACTGTGTATGTCCTCCTGGTTATGGAGGAGACCCACACTGTG CTCCTGCATTATCTCTGGATTGCTCGGTGGATTTGCTCTTCCTTCTGGAAGGCTCTGACGCGCTCAGTTTAGAAGGCTTCCTCCGCCTCAGGTCCTTCCTAAAACGCTTCCTGCAGACTGTGATTGGATCTGACAGCCCCAGCAAAGTTGGCCTGGCGGTGTTTGGGGGAGAAACTCGAGTGGAAGCACAAGTTGGGAAGTTTAAAGGGAACCTAAAGGGTCTCCTTAAGGCTGTAGATGCACTCCAACCCATCGGAGGCCAGACCCTGACCGGGAAGGCGCTCCGCTATGTTACTCGTCACGGCTTTGTGAGCGAGCCAGTCTTTGCAGACGTCTCAGATGATCTCCCCCGCGTGGTAGTGCTGCTCACTGCCACgcctgctgctgatgatgttaTCGAGGCCTCTAAATATGCACGAGATAGAGAGATCTTCCTGATAGGTGTGGGACCAGATAAATTAAAGTGGCAGCTGAATAATATCACAGGAAATCCCCAGAGGACTCTTACGTACACATCACCTGATCGGCTCACTGGGAAGATACCTGAGTTAAAGGCCAAGATCTGCAGTGTGGACACACAAG GTTGTTTGGGTCAAGCTGTAGACCTGGTGTTCGCCCTTGATGCCTCAGCCGGTGTCGGCCGTGAGAACTTCGCTACCCTGCAGGACTTTGTGCGTAGCCTCACTGTGCAGTTTGACATCAACCGCGACGTAGCTCAAGTAGCTCTCGTGGTCTACAGCCGGCGAGCCACCACCGTCTTTGGGCTGGATGTCCACGACAGCGGCTCCACCATCCTCAAAGCTGTAGGTGATTCCAGCTACAAGGGTGGAGTGGCTTCGACAGGTACAGCTTTACTCCATGTTCACTCGAATGTCCTTACCGTAGCCAATGGTGCACGACCAGGAGTCAACAAGGCTGTGGTGGTGGTAACGGACGGTTCAGGAGGGGATGATGCTGTTGTGCCAGCTCAAAAATTAAGAGAGAACGGAGTTTCAATTTTCGTGGTTGGTATTGGAGACatgcagagagagaggctgATGCAGATTGCAGGATCAGAGGAGCACCTGATCTCAGTGCCGTCTTATGAGGATCTCAAGTACTTTGAGGATGTGCTGGTGCAGATGCTGTGCTCAG AGGTGAAGAAACCAGTAAACCTGTGCAAGCCCAACCCATGTATGCATGATGGGATCTGCATCATGTCAGGCGGGAGCTTTCGGTGTCAATGCCAAGGCTATGAAGGACCACACTGTGAAACAA AGAGCAGTAGGTCTTCATCCAGAGGGGATATTCCAAGACCTgctggtctgaagaagaagagcAGACAGAGGAAGAGCCATCAGGAGCTTCTGCATCACTACAAGCTACACCGTCGGAGACACACTGCCTGA
- the vwa2 gene encoding von Willebrand factor A domain-containing protein 2 isoform X4, with translation MHPDICLTLLFSLLLLQVQQGTSVQEIQTSHENIVKINSAAEMMQCSAAMDILFLMDGSYSIGKGSFERSKHYAVKLSQALNIGPDKVRVGLIQFGSTPRLEFSLDSCSTRQELKKHMKKVFYRGGSTQTGLALKYILRKGFPGGRNSTSVPRIAILLSDGRSQGNVAQAAAQLKETGVILFAVGLRYPRWEELHSVASEPVESHVFFAEHFNDAVNGLCTTLSTFSICSATPTGCHVESLPCERKTLETVKELHGNFMCWKGSKGYYPYTSLCPYYRYNKVYKTHPTVCHRTICPDPCDSQPCLNGGTCVSEGPKGYHCVCPPGYGGDPHCAPALSLDCSVDLLFLLEGSDALSLEGFLRLRSFLKRFLQTVIGSDSPSKVGLAVFGGETRVEAQVGKFKGNLKGLLKAVDALQPIGGQTLTGKALRYVTRHGFVSEPVFADVSDDLPRVVVLLTATPAADDVIEASKYARDREIFLIGVGPDKLKWQLNNITGNPQRTLTYTSPDRLTGKIPELKAKICSVDTQGCLGQAVDLVFALDASAGVGRENFATLQDFVRSLTVQFDINRDVAQVALVVYSRRATTVFGLDVHDSGSTILKAVGDSSYKGGVASTGTALLHVHSNVLTVANGARPGVNKAVVVVTDGSGGDDAVVPAQKLRENGVSIFVVGIGDMQRERLMQIAGSEEHLISVPSYEDLKYFEDVLVQMLCSEVKKPVNLCKPNPCMHDGICIMSGGSFRCQCQGYEGPHCETKSSRSSSRGDIPRPAGLKKKSRQRKSHQELLHHYKLHRRRHTA, from the exons ATGCACCCAGATATCTGTCTCACCctccttttctctctgctcCTCCTTCAAG TTCAGCAGGGCACCTCTGTGCAGGAGATCCAAACCAGCCATGAGAATATTGTTAAGATCAACTCAGCAGCAGAAA TGATGCAGTGCTCAGCAGCCATGGATATCCTCTTTCTCATGGATGGCTCGTACAGCATAGGGAAAGGCAGCTTTGAGAGGTCCAAACACTACGCAGTCAAACTGTCTCAAGCTTTAAATATTGGACCAGacaag GTGCGAGTCGGTTTGATTCAGTTTGGCTCCACTCCTCGGTTGGAGTTTTCCTTGGACTCATGCTCCACCAGACAGGAGCTGAAGAAGCACATGAAAAAGGTGTTTTACAG GGGAGGCAGCACCCAGACAGGCCTGGCTTTAAAATATATCCTAAGGAAAGGTTTTCCAGGCGGCCGTAACTCCACCAGTGTCCCCCGCATCGCCATCCTCCTGTCTGATGGGAGGTCTCAGGGCAACGTGGCCCAGGCAGCTGCACAGCTCAAAGAGACCGGCGTGATCTTGTTTGCTGTGGGATTGCGCTATCCCAG GTGGGAGGAGCTACATTCTGTGGCTAGTGAGCCAGTGGAGAgccatgttttctttgctgaGCATTTTAATGACGCTGTCAATGGCCTTTGCACCACACTGAGCACTTTCTCTATCTGCAGTGCTACACCTACAG GTTGTCACGTGGAGTCATTACCCTGTGAGAGGAAGACGCTGGAGACGGTGAAAGAGCTACATGGAAATTTTATGTGCTGGAAAGGCTCTAAGGGGTATTACCCATACACGTCTCTCTGCCCCTACTATAG GTACAACAAGGTTTACAAGACACACCCTACAGTTTGCCATAGAACTATCTGTCCAG ATCCTTGTGACTCTCAGCCCTGTCTGAATGGTGGGACATGTGTATCAGAAGGTCCAAAGGGGTACCACTGTGTATGTCCTCCTGGTTATGGAGGAGACCCACACTGTG CTCCTGCATTATCTCTGGATTGCTCGGTGGATTTGCTCTTCCTTCTGGAAGGCTCTGACGCGCTCAGTTTAGAAGGCTTCCTCCGCCTCAGGTCCTTCCTAAAACGCTTCCTGCAGACTGTGATTGGATCTGACAGCCCCAGCAAAGTTGGCCTGGCGGTGTTTGGGGGAGAAACTCGAGTGGAAGCACAAGTTGGGAAGTTTAAAGGGAACCTAAAGGGTCTCCTTAAGGCTGTAGATGCACTCCAACCCATCGGAGGCCAGACCCTGACCGGGAAGGCGCTCCGCTATGTTACTCGTCACGGCTTTGTGAGCGAGCCAGTCTTTGCAGACGTCTCAGATGATCTCCCCCGCGTGGTAGTGCTGCTCACTGCCACgcctgctgctgatgatgttaTCGAGGCCTCTAAATATGCACGAGATAGAGAGATCTTCCTGATAGGTGTGGGACCAGATAAATTAAAGTGGCAGCTGAATAATATCACAGGAAATCCCCAGAGGACTCTTACGTACACATCACCTGATCGGCTCACTGGGAAGATACCTGAGTTAAAGGCCAAGATCTGCAGTGTGGACACACAAG GTTGTTTGGGTCAAGCTGTAGACCTGGTGTTCGCCCTTGATGCCTCAGCCGGTGTCGGCCGTGAGAACTTCGCTACCCTGCAGGACTTTGTGCGTAGCCTCACTGTGCAGTTTGACATCAACCGCGACGTAGCTCAAGTAGCTCTCGTGGTCTACAGCCGGCGAGCCACCACCGTCTTTGGGCTGGATGTCCACGACAGCGGCTCCACCATCCTCAAAGCTGTAGGTGATTCCAGCTACAAGGGTGGAGTGGCTTCGACAGGTACAGCTTTACTCCATGTTCACTCGAATGTCCTTACCGTAGCCAATGGTGCACGACCAGGAGTCAACAAGGCTGTGGTGGTGGTAACGGACGGTTCAGGAGGGGATGATGCTGTTGTGCCAGCTCAAAAATTAAGAGAGAACGGAGTTTCAATTTTCGTGGTTGGTATTGGAGACatgcagagagagaggctgATGCAGATTGCAGGATCAGAGGAGCACCTGATCTCAGTGCCGTCTTATGAGGATCTCAAGTACTTTGAGGATGTGCTGGTGCAGATGCTGTGCTCAG AGGTGAAGAAACCAGTAAACCTGTGCAAGCCCAACCCATGTATGCATGATGGGATCTGCATCATGTCAGGCGGGAGCTTTCGGTGTCAATGCCAAGGCTATGAAGGACCACACTGTGAAACAA AGAGCAGTAGGTCTTCATCCAGAGGGGATATTCCAAGACCTgctggtctgaagaagaagagcAGACAGAGGAAGAGCCATCAGGAGCTTCTGCATCACTACAAGCTACACCGTCGGAGACACACTGCCTGA
- the vwa2 gene encoding von Willebrand factor A domain-containing protein 2 isoform X3, protein MHPDICLTLLFSLLLLQVVQQGTSVQEIQTSHENIVKINSAAEMMQCSAAMDILFLMDGSYSIGKGSFERSKHYAVKLSQALNIGPDKVRVGLIQFGSTPRLEFSLDSCSTRQELKKHMKKVFYRGGSTQTGLALKYILRKGFPGGRNSTSVPRIAILLSDGRSQGNVAQAAAQLKETGVILFAVGLRYPRWEELHSVASEPVESHVFFAEHFNDAVNGLCTTLSTFSICSATPTGCHVESLPCERKTLETVKELHGNFMCWKGSKGYYPYTSLCPYYRYNKVYKTHPTVCHRTICPDPCDSQPCLNGGTCVSEGPKGYHCVCPPGYGGDPHCAPALSLDCSVDLLFLLEGSDALSLEGFLRLRSFLKRFLQTVIGSDSPSKVGLAVFGGETRVEAQVGKFKGNLKGLLKAVDALQPIGGQTLTGKALRYVTRHGFVSEPVFADVSDDLPRVVVLLTATPAADDVIEASKYARDREIFLIGVGPDKLKWQLNNITGNPQRTLTYTSPDRLTGKIPELKAKICSVDTQGCLGQAVDLVFALDASAGVGRENFATLQDFVRSLTVQFDINRDVAQVALVVYSRRATTVFGLDVHDSGSTILKAVGDSSYKGGVASTGTALLHVHSNVLTVANGARPGVNKAVVVVTDGSGGDDAVVPAQKLRENGVSIFVVGIGDMQRERLMQIAGSEEHLISVPSYEDLKYFEDVLVQMLCSEVKKPVNLCKPNPCMHDGICIMSGGSFRCQCQGYEGPHCETKSSRSSSRGDIPRPAGLKKKSRQRKSHQELLHHYKLHRRRHTA, encoded by the exons ATGCACCCAGATATCTGTCTCACCctccttttctctctgctcCTCCTTCAAG TAGTTCAGCAGGGCACCTCTGTGCAGGAGATCCAAACCAGCCATGAGAATATTGTTAAGATCAACTCAGCAGCAGAAA TGATGCAGTGCTCAGCAGCCATGGATATCCTCTTTCTCATGGATGGCTCGTACAGCATAGGGAAAGGCAGCTTTGAGAGGTCCAAACACTACGCAGTCAAACTGTCTCAAGCTTTAAATATTGGACCAGacaag GTGCGAGTCGGTTTGATTCAGTTTGGCTCCACTCCTCGGTTGGAGTTTTCCTTGGACTCATGCTCCACCAGACAGGAGCTGAAGAAGCACATGAAAAAGGTGTTTTACAG GGGAGGCAGCACCCAGACAGGCCTGGCTTTAAAATATATCCTAAGGAAAGGTTTTCCAGGCGGCCGTAACTCCACCAGTGTCCCCCGCATCGCCATCCTCCTGTCTGATGGGAGGTCTCAGGGCAACGTGGCCCAGGCAGCTGCACAGCTCAAAGAGACCGGCGTGATCTTGTTTGCTGTGGGATTGCGCTATCCCAG GTGGGAGGAGCTACATTCTGTGGCTAGTGAGCCAGTGGAGAgccatgttttctttgctgaGCATTTTAATGACGCTGTCAATGGCCTTTGCACCACACTGAGCACTTTCTCTATCTGCAGTGCTACACCTACAG GTTGTCACGTGGAGTCATTACCCTGTGAGAGGAAGACGCTGGAGACGGTGAAAGAGCTACATGGAAATTTTATGTGCTGGAAAGGCTCTAAGGGGTATTACCCATACACGTCTCTCTGCCCCTACTATAG GTACAACAAGGTTTACAAGACACACCCTACAGTTTGCCATAGAACTATCTGTCCAG ATCCTTGTGACTCTCAGCCCTGTCTGAATGGTGGGACATGTGTATCAGAAGGTCCAAAGGGGTACCACTGTGTATGTCCTCCTGGTTATGGAGGAGACCCACACTGTG CTCCTGCATTATCTCTGGATTGCTCGGTGGATTTGCTCTTCCTTCTGGAAGGCTCTGACGCGCTCAGTTTAGAAGGCTTCCTCCGCCTCAGGTCCTTCCTAAAACGCTTCCTGCAGACTGTGATTGGATCTGACAGCCCCAGCAAAGTTGGCCTGGCGGTGTTTGGGGGAGAAACTCGAGTGGAAGCACAAGTTGGGAAGTTTAAAGGGAACCTAAAGGGTCTCCTTAAGGCTGTAGATGCACTCCAACCCATCGGAGGCCAGACCCTGACCGGGAAGGCGCTCCGCTATGTTACTCGTCACGGCTTTGTGAGCGAGCCAGTCTTTGCAGACGTCTCAGATGATCTCCCCCGCGTGGTAGTGCTGCTCACTGCCACgcctgctgctgatgatgttaTCGAGGCCTCTAAATATGCACGAGATAGAGAGATCTTCCTGATAGGTGTGGGACCAGATAAATTAAAGTGGCAGCTGAATAATATCACAGGAAATCCCCAGAGGACTCTTACGTACACATCACCTGATCGGCTCACTGGGAAGATACCTGAGTTAAAGGCCAAGATCTGCAGTGTGGACACACAAG GTTGTTTGGGTCAAGCTGTAGACCTGGTGTTCGCCCTTGATGCCTCAGCCGGTGTCGGCCGTGAGAACTTCGCTACCCTGCAGGACTTTGTGCGTAGCCTCACTGTGCAGTTTGACATCAACCGCGACGTAGCTCAAGTAGCTCTCGTGGTCTACAGCCGGCGAGCCACCACCGTCTTTGGGCTGGATGTCCACGACAGCGGCTCCACCATCCTCAAAGCTGTAGGTGATTCCAGCTACAAGGGTGGAGTGGCTTCGACAGGTACAGCTTTACTCCATGTTCACTCGAATGTCCTTACCGTAGCCAATGGTGCACGACCAGGAGTCAACAAGGCTGTGGTGGTGGTAACGGACGGTTCAGGAGGGGATGATGCTGTTGTGCCAGCTCAAAAATTAAGAGAGAACGGAGTTTCAATTTTCGTGGTTGGTATTGGAGACatgcagagagagaggctgATGCAGATTGCAGGATCAGAGGAGCACCTGATCTCAGTGCCGTCTTATGAGGATCTCAAGTACTTTGAGGATGTGCTGGTGCAGATGCTGTGCTCAG AGGTGAAGAAACCAGTAAACCTGTGCAAGCCCAACCCATGTATGCATGATGGGATCTGCATCATGTCAGGCGGGAGCTTTCGGTGTCAATGCCAAGGCTATGAAGGACCACACTGTGAAACAA AGAGCAGTAGGTCTTCATCCAGAGGGGATATTCCAAGACCTgctggtctgaagaagaagagcAGACAGAGGAAGAGCCATCAGGAGCTTCTGCATCACTACAAGCTACACCGTCGGAGACACACTGCCTGA
- the vwa2 gene encoding von Willebrand factor A domain-containing protein 2 isoform X2, whose amino-acid sequence MLTDQLTTRCPNMHPDICLTLLFSLLLLQVQQGTSVQEIQTSHENIVKINSAAEMMQCSAAMDILFLMDGSYSIGKGSFERSKHYAVKLSQALNIGPDKVRVGLIQFGSTPRLEFSLDSCSTRQELKKHMKKVFYRGGSTQTGLALKYILRKGFPGGRNSTSVPRIAILLSDGRSQGNVAQAAAQLKETGVILFAVGLRYPRWEELHSVASEPVESHVFFAEHFNDAVNGLCTTLSTFSICSATPTGCHVESLPCERKTLETVKELHGNFMCWKGSKGYYPYTSLCPYYRYNKVYKTHPTVCHRTICPDPCDSQPCLNGGTCVSEGPKGYHCVCPPGYGGDPHCAPALSLDCSVDLLFLLEGSDALSLEGFLRLRSFLKRFLQTVIGSDSPSKVGLAVFGGETRVEAQVGKFKGNLKGLLKAVDALQPIGGQTLTGKALRYVTRHGFVSEPVFADVSDDLPRVVVLLTATPAADDVIEASKYARDREIFLIGVGPDKLKWQLNNITGNPQRTLTYTSPDRLTGKIPELKAKICSVDTQGCLGQAVDLVFALDASAGVGRENFATLQDFVRSLTVQFDINRDVAQVALVVYSRRATTVFGLDVHDSGSTILKAVGDSSYKGGVASTGTALLHVHSNVLTVANGARPGVNKAVVVVTDGSGGDDAVVPAQKLRENGVSIFVVGIGDMQRERLMQIAGSEEHLISVPSYEDLKYFEDVLVQMLCSEVKKPVNLCKPNPCMHDGICIMSGGSFRCQCQGYEGPHCETKSSRSSSRGDIPRPAGLKKKSRQRKSHQELLHHYKLHRRRHTA is encoded by the exons ATGTTGACAGACCAGCTAACTACAAG GTGTCCCAACATGCACCCAGATATCTGTCTCACCctccttttctctctgctcCTCCTTCAAG TTCAGCAGGGCACCTCTGTGCAGGAGATCCAAACCAGCCATGAGAATATTGTTAAGATCAACTCAGCAGCAGAAA TGATGCAGTGCTCAGCAGCCATGGATATCCTCTTTCTCATGGATGGCTCGTACAGCATAGGGAAAGGCAGCTTTGAGAGGTCCAAACACTACGCAGTCAAACTGTCTCAAGCTTTAAATATTGGACCAGacaag GTGCGAGTCGGTTTGATTCAGTTTGGCTCCACTCCTCGGTTGGAGTTTTCCTTGGACTCATGCTCCACCAGACAGGAGCTGAAGAAGCACATGAAAAAGGTGTTTTACAG GGGAGGCAGCACCCAGACAGGCCTGGCTTTAAAATATATCCTAAGGAAAGGTTTTCCAGGCGGCCGTAACTCCACCAGTGTCCCCCGCATCGCCATCCTCCTGTCTGATGGGAGGTCTCAGGGCAACGTGGCCCAGGCAGCTGCACAGCTCAAAGAGACCGGCGTGATCTTGTTTGCTGTGGGATTGCGCTATCCCAG GTGGGAGGAGCTACATTCTGTGGCTAGTGAGCCAGTGGAGAgccatgttttctttgctgaGCATTTTAATGACGCTGTCAATGGCCTTTGCACCACACTGAGCACTTTCTCTATCTGCAGTGCTACACCTACAG GTTGTCACGTGGAGTCATTACCCTGTGAGAGGAAGACGCTGGAGACGGTGAAAGAGCTACATGGAAATTTTATGTGCTGGAAAGGCTCTAAGGGGTATTACCCATACACGTCTCTCTGCCCCTACTATAG GTACAACAAGGTTTACAAGACACACCCTACAGTTTGCCATAGAACTATCTGTCCAG ATCCTTGTGACTCTCAGCCCTGTCTGAATGGTGGGACATGTGTATCAGAAGGTCCAAAGGGGTACCACTGTGTATGTCCTCCTGGTTATGGAGGAGACCCACACTGTG CTCCTGCATTATCTCTGGATTGCTCGGTGGATTTGCTCTTCCTTCTGGAAGGCTCTGACGCGCTCAGTTTAGAAGGCTTCCTCCGCCTCAGGTCCTTCCTAAAACGCTTCCTGCAGACTGTGATTGGATCTGACAGCCCCAGCAAAGTTGGCCTGGCGGTGTTTGGGGGAGAAACTCGAGTGGAAGCACAAGTTGGGAAGTTTAAAGGGAACCTAAAGGGTCTCCTTAAGGCTGTAGATGCACTCCAACCCATCGGAGGCCAGACCCTGACCGGGAAGGCGCTCCGCTATGTTACTCGTCACGGCTTTGTGAGCGAGCCAGTCTTTGCAGACGTCTCAGATGATCTCCCCCGCGTGGTAGTGCTGCTCACTGCCACgcctgctgctgatgatgttaTCGAGGCCTCTAAATATGCACGAGATAGAGAGATCTTCCTGATAGGTGTGGGACCAGATAAATTAAAGTGGCAGCTGAATAATATCACAGGAAATCCCCAGAGGACTCTTACGTACACATCACCTGATCGGCTCACTGGGAAGATACCTGAGTTAAAGGCCAAGATCTGCAGTGTGGACACACAAG GTTGTTTGGGTCAAGCTGTAGACCTGGTGTTCGCCCTTGATGCCTCAGCCGGTGTCGGCCGTGAGAACTTCGCTACCCTGCAGGACTTTGTGCGTAGCCTCACTGTGCAGTTTGACATCAACCGCGACGTAGCTCAAGTAGCTCTCGTGGTCTACAGCCGGCGAGCCACCACCGTCTTTGGGCTGGATGTCCACGACAGCGGCTCCACCATCCTCAAAGCTGTAGGTGATTCCAGCTACAAGGGTGGAGTGGCTTCGACAGGTACAGCTTTACTCCATGTTCACTCGAATGTCCTTACCGTAGCCAATGGTGCACGACCAGGAGTCAACAAGGCTGTGGTGGTGGTAACGGACGGTTCAGGAGGGGATGATGCTGTTGTGCCAGCTCAAAAATTAAGAGAGAACGGAGTTTCAATTTTCGTGGTTGGTATTGGAGACatgcagagagagaggctgATGCAGATTGCAGGATCAGAGGAGCACCTGATCTCAGTGCCGTCTTATGAGGATCTCAAGTACTTTGAGGATGTGCTGGTGCAGATGCTGTGCTCAG AGGTGAAGAAACCAGTAAACCTGTGCAAGCCCAACCCATGTATGCATGATGGGATCTGCATCATGTCAGGCGGGAGCTTTCGGTGTCAATGCCAAGGCTATGAAGGACCACACTGTGAAACAA AGAGCAGTAGGTCTTCATCCAGAGGGGATATTCCAAGACCTgctggtctgaagaagaagagcAGACAGAGGAAGAGCCATCAGGAGCTTCTGCATCACTACAAGCTACACCGTCGGAGACACACTGCCTGA